The DNA segment AAGAGCTGCAAATTCTGTGCATGCAATACTGACGGCAACTCAACGGAGTCGCGCCGCGCATCGGCACCAGCGCTCTGTGCGCCCAAACTGGCATTTGCCGCGACATCATCTTGCTCCTCCACCATCGAGCTGAGTCTGGACGCGCCAATACCCATTGGAAAGTGTCCCAAATGTGTAACCAAATGCATAGCTATAGCCTTGGCGCACATCTTTATCGCGCTAATGCACGCCTGTATTGTCTCCGAGGTCTGGTAGTTCGCCTCAGGCAGCTTGCCGTCCGTCTGCAGGTCATCGCTGGAGATGTGCGTATCGAAGTCGTCGTCGGCGGTCAATTTGACGCGTTCGTGTCTGGGTGCGCCGGAGGCGATTTGCATTAGCACgcgcaacaccaacaacaccaaTGTGTCACCGCGTTCGTTCAGCGGCGCCAACATTAAGGACGCCGGAAATGACATGCAGTATTCACCCAGGCAAAGCATCAACGAAGTCAGCACAATCTTGTCAGAGTCCTTCGGATTCGCCACTTGCTGTATTTCGAGCGCCTTACATATAGCAGTGATAATTAGCTGAGGCAAGCGCTCAATAGACGCCAGCTCACGACCGCGTTCCGCGCACAGCTTCAAAGCGTCGACCGCCACAATCGCAATGGTGCGATGCTTGAATTGCAAAGCTTGCAGCAGAACTTGTAAGGCTTCGCGTATGCGTGGATTGAATTGCGAGTTATGGTGCAGGTCGCGCGGCTGCACACCAGGTGGATGTGGAATTGCTTGCTGAAAGTAGCCGCGCGAACGGCTACTTGTGTTTAGCGGATGGGATAACTTCAACAAAATCCATTGACCGAGCTGCGAAAGCGCGATGCAGCGCGCTTTTGCGGATGGTTCGCGGCGGGCACAACGCAACACGATGTTTAGTATGTGGTCTTGCAGATCGGGACACTCCATCAATTCGAAGATTTGTGGCGACGGTTGCAATACTGGACGCGGTATGAGCGTTGAAGGGTAACAGAGCAGCGAACCGAGCAAGGCGGCTACCTCGGCGCGCGGTGTGTTGCGATTCGCTTCAAGCGAGGTGAGTAGTATCGCCGAGGCGTGCACTATGTCTAACAGCAGCAGCGTGTGGCCAGGCAGTAGCAGGCTCAAGAAACGTGGACCCTCAACATGTTTTAGAATTGCATAAATCAAATCGCGATCCTCACCGGTGAGTAATTTATGCAACGAATGATAGAAGAGCGGCAAATGTTGCATGCCTGACACAGCGCCGTGCACGGCTAGCGAGCAGAGCAGCTGTAGCGCTAACAGCTTGCCCTTTTTGAATGATTTATCTAACTCAAGAGCGCCGTAGCACCAAGGCGCCACAATGCCGATGGGCGGTACGAGTGTAGGTGGTGGCGGCGTACTTTGGTTGTCCGTGGAAATGCCCTGATTTTGCTTGATCTTTATCAGATTGGTGGTCATGTCAAGTAGATGTTTGAAAACCTGTGCATGTAACTCTGCTTTCGGTATGCGATTGACGTCGCCGAGCGCGCCCAACATGCGCTTCCACATGATAGCCGTTGAATCCGGCAACCAGCCCGTTGCCACACCACCCAGTATTATAGAGCGACGTTCGGAACCGAGAAAACTGCCGGAACTACCCTCTTCTAAGCTGCCGCTGTCCACCGCTAGCACATCCATCTGTATTTGTGCATCCTTGATAGAGCTGCCTTCAATGCCGCTACTGGCCGTAGGCGATGGACTACGTGAATCTGCGCCGCTTTCATTGTCCTCGCCATCTAGCACATCTTCATCGTCATCGCCATGTGTGGAGCTGCGTTGACGACGCTTGCGACCCCTTGGGCGCGCGCCGAAATTCGCTACCGAATCTAGTGACATCGCGCGCCGCATATCGTTGTGCTGTTGCATAGCATGCGTGTAGGCGCCGCCTCCAAAGCGCCGCGCATTTAGCGTTTCCGAACTGAGCGTCAACTCCGTTGTCGATTGTTGTGACAGCAACGCGCTCAGCGAATGCTCGACGTTTGTCGGCAATACCGGTGGCACAGCGTTCTTTTGCATATTGCGATGACGCCGACTGCGCATGCGCGAATTGCGCGCCACTGACGCCAAACTACCTTCACTATAGCTGCGACTAAGCAGCGGCGTGGTGGCGGCATGTCCCGAACGCAATGTTGCGCCGCCATGTGCATGCATGCCATGGCCACCGCTGCTCAGCGAATGTTGGTGAGAGTGTAACTGCCCACCAGTGCCCGTATTTGATTGCTCATCTGAACGACTGCTGTTCGATTCACGTTCGCGATCGACTGCGCTATCACGATCACGACTTTCCTTTAACGCGCCTATAGCAGAGCCGCCCGATTGCTGCCATACGCTGCCGATGCGTCGGCGCTTACCCTTGCTTTCGGCCAGCCGATCCAACGGCAGATCTTGCAAATTCAGCGCGTATACATAACGCGAAAAGACGCGCGTCAAAGTTTGAATTGTCTTATCCCATTCGATGATCAGCTCGTCGCGATACGTTAGCGAAGCGAGCACGGCGAGAAATTTTTCCCAAAGTTGCACATTCACCGGCACATTGGTATGTGCGCGTATCCATGTGACAATCAGCGTTTGAAAGATAGCCTGACCAAGTATGCCACCCAAACTGGAACTCTTCGAACCGGATAGGTTCTGATGCAACACAATCGATGTCACCTGCAGCAAAACCAGCAACAGCTGTTCCCACGTCTTCGGCTCCATGCGCGTATTCATCACCATCGTGCGGTAGACATTCAGCACTTTCTTGCACACCTCCGTCTGCTCGTGCAAAGGCGTTGAGCGATAGTCGCGCGATTTGGTCGAAAAGTTTATGTTTAAATGACTGGTGTTGACCAGAAACACGTTCGCGGCATTTGTGACGAAAATCTGTAGCACATTTTGTAGGCCAGCGCGTACCGCTACATTCTCCTTGCTCATAGCACCAACGTAGGACGGTGTGCGTAGGCGCTGACTACGCGGCGTGCTGCCAGCCGAGCTATTGTTCGGTAACGCTGCATTGCCACTACCATTGTCGTCCGGTTCGAGCAAGAAATGTGGTGGTGTGGTGCCCGTCATCCAGTCGCGGTAAACAGCAATTGCGGTGCGTATCGCATCGATTTGCGATTTCGTTGTGAAATTCAACAGGAACGCTTGTCGATATACTTCGTGTACGAAGTTTATATTTTCGCGCGTTGCATACAGCACATCGCGCACAATCAAGCTCTGCTGGTAGGCGCGCAGACGATGTCCCTCATTGATGTGCATATTATCTAGGCGATGATTCATGGTGCGCTCATGCGTGAAGTGCGAGATCCAATTGATCAGCACCACCACACAAGAGGACATCACTTCCTCCTTCTTGTTCACCGAACGCATAATGGGCAATTCGAGACGTGGGTCGTAAACGGACATGCTGAAATCGAAGTTGGGACAGAACACGGGCAGGAAAACGTCCTTGAAACGCTGCAGCAAAAACGCAAACGCCTTGTGATCCTTTTGTGAGCGATTGTCGCGCCAGCGCAAACAAGCAACAGTTTGCAACATACTATTTAATAGAATCTCCAGGCCATCACGTGGATCTGGCGGTGCGGATTTTTCATTCGAGGAGGGCGGCAGCAATGCCACAATTTCGGAATTCTGCACCGGATGCGAAAAGGTATCGTGGAAAACCGAAGTTGTGCCGCCGTCGACTTTCATATTCGGATGATTGAGAAAATCGGTCGCATTGAACTCGACATCCGGGCCGACAATGCCTTTCTGCGGCACTATCAAACCCGGTATCAGATCGGCGTACATGGAATGCACGTAGGAGGGTGCATTTTCACCCAGCGCCTGATACCACAAGAGGAAATAGCTGTCGTGgggcaaaaatatacaaatttgaatataaGTCTGTATAAAGAAGTTGCAGGCAAGTTGACATACCGCACGCCCTCGCGCCGCAGTTTCGGCGAGTTCCCCAAATGCAGCAACTTGGCCATAATGCGACTGAGTGAGTGGCATTGCCAGCGCCGTGCCAGTAACTCCGGCAGCCAACACAGTATCTTCTCGAGCAGCCATAGCGAGCCGTCCAATTCTTCGCGATGAGCTTTGTGTACTAAAGCACAgagtttttgtaaatattaacaATTAATATGTAGAAATGAAAGAGAGTAGACAATAggcgaaaatatataaaatagaagCCAAACAATGAAACGACAATTGTAtataacaagcaacaacaacacatatatacatagacaaGTTATACGAATACTTATCGTGAACACTGTAATAGCTGTGCAAGTGAGGCGTGTGTAAGTGACGAGAACTTGAGCTGAGTGCACTCACATTGGCGGGTGAATTGATGAGATTATTAGAATGATTGAAGTGggacataaaatatttctaataacggCAACTCAACtctaaaattccaaaataaactaaaactggaaaatcgcttttatttatgtatttttgttgtagtaatAATTAGCTAAACCACCTAATGGAGGCCTAAATGTCAGATATTATAATCGAGATGTGGTAGGCTGAAGAGCGGAGATGTTTCAATTAGACACGGATTAGTACGGGGGAATAATTATATGGTAGTCAGGAGTAGTATATCGGTATACGAGCCGTATAGGAATGAATTCTGTCTCTTTTAGAGCTTAAGCAACTGAGTCAAAACTGATAAAATCACTCGAATCTACATTATAACATTCAGGTTTACACATCCTTCTTATAAAACCCGGAAAAGTCAACTTTAAGAATCTAGAAGAAAATAAGAGTATCAAGTCGAGGCTATAGCCACAATCATTTGGTTAAATTTTCGGATAATTTAGGAAAGAATTTAGGTGAGAAACTTGGATCTAAAAGTGATGGAAGAAAAGTATCAAGGTTGATGAGATAGTCCCATTATGGCAGGTTATAGCTGATccttaaaaaaaacattgtcaactgaaaaattataaaggaaaaactcataaaaggcgtttaataaaaatcgttttattttttttacaaaaatgttgcattTCTGCTCGAACTGTCAACGTTGCGTGTTCTTTTCTCAATATGTTTTCAGATtcgattgttgttttttcaaagTGTGGCCTTCTAACCAGGCAAAATAGCAACATTTTATACCCTCCCAAAAAGTAAGAGTGTCAGTTGCCACGTGAATTTCTATTTATGATTTCTGAAAGTtccaagaaattttataaattttttgcgcAAAATAATATGagtctataaattttattaaaattattattgaaaattgcaaATGAGTTGGTCAATTCATTTTCATCATCATCAGAGCATGAAATGAGGATGTTGTTAGAAGAGATTCGCTACGCAGGGTGAAAGGATTCATAGAAGACGTTGAGCGCACTTACTCAGACTCAGGgttaaaagaaaaagtgttaaatgagcagcttatttccgtaaatttcattttaaaatgttgATTGTATTGTATGCACTAATTATGAACGAAAATAATGCAACAGCTGATTTATAACAGGGtgccatttttttgttattttatcattaaaatattgaagattTTTACAGGGTGTAATGGAAGATCTGTACAATGTTGCCATACAACGAGGCAACATTTTCATCAAGGAAATATGAATATAACATATGCTTTCGAGATTTATTTCTCCTTTTACTACATTACAACCTTATTTTCCAAAgcttttgttattatatatacatatttgtagtaaaatgaaaaaaaggctTAAATACAAACGAGAACAAATCTTATGAACTGACTGATAGTTTCATGAACGGTCACAATTGCATTCAAAATCGATCTTATACTTATGTCAACAAAACCACTGTAGACCAGTGTAATGGACTGAATATATCGACGCGATCAATGTCAAGTTAAATTCGAGATGATCTCCACATGAAAATCTTGGTCATCTTCTAACAACGCGCTTGAAGTAAATTACACTCAACAGATGCAAGCGTCCACCAAGTTTCCTTATGATATTAAGTTATCGCTTGCAGGTTTAGACGGAGAGACAAGTACCCGTAACTCAGCTAACAGGTCCCCGTCCTGACACGCAGGTGGCgctactatcgggtgattttttaagagcttgataacttttttaaaaaaaaaacgcataaaatttgcaaaatctcatcggttctttatttgaaacgttagattggttcatgacatttactttttgaagataatttcatttaaatgttgaccgcggctgcgtcttaggtggtccattcggaaagtccaattttgggcaactttttcgagcatttcggccggaatagcccgaatttcttcggaaatgttgtcttccaaagctggaatagttgctggcttatttctgtagactttagacttgacgtagccccacaaaaaatagtctaaaggcgttaaatcgcatgatcttggtggccaacttacgggtccatttcttgagatgaattgttctccgaagttttccctcaaaatggccatagaatcgcgagctgtgtggcatgtagcgccatcttgttgaaaccacatgtcaaccaagttcagttcttccatttttggcaacaaaaagtttgttagcatcgaacgatagcgatcgccattcaccgtaacgttgcgtccaacagcatctttgaaaaaatacggtccaatgattccaccagcgtacaaaccacaccaaacagtgcatttttcgtgatgcatgggcagttcttgaacggcttctggttgctcttcaccccaaatgcggcaattttgcttatttacgtagccattcaaccagaaatgagcctcatcgctgaacaaaatttgtcgataaaaacacatttcgaaccgaacactgattttggtaataaaattcaatgatttgcaagcgttgctcgttagtaagtctattcatgatgaaatgtcaaagcatactgagcatctttctctttgacaccatgtctgaaatcccacgtgatctgtcaaatactaatgcatgaaaatcctaacctcaaaaaaatcacccgataaaataaaatctatatGTTTTgtagttagccctaaccttcaaaatgCGCGCTAATAACTTTGACATttgtcggatcattagtttgtgaattataaaattttgagtGAAACAATTTTAGCGGTTgtgaaaaaaaatggataaaaggAATTTcacgtgttgataaaataatgCTTTTTCAAGGGCAAAAAcatagttgaagcaaaaacttgacttaatgacgagtttccggacaTTGCCTCAGGCAAATCAAcaatcaaggattggtatgccaAGTTTAGGCATGATGAAATGAGAACCATAGACGGTGAGCGCAGTGGACGCCCTAAAGAGATTGTGTCCGACggaaaaaaacatcaaaaacgttcacaaaataattttgaataaccgtaaaatgaaatttttcgaGATATTAGatactctaaagatatcaactgaatgtgtATATCATATCTTTCAccaatatttgggtatgagaaagctcaaTGCAAAGTGGCTGCCGCGCCACCCCACTTCTGATCAAAAACAACGAGTTGATatttcggagcagtgtttggagatgttctaGCATAATAAACCCCAAGCTTTTACGTCGATAAGTAAAATTGattgaaacatggctccatcatttcactccgaagttcaATCAACATTCATGTGAGTGCACtgacacgatgaacccgctccaaagcgtgaaaaaaatgcaataatcgactggcaaggttatgacgtattttgggatgcgcaattttaaataatttttattgactatctTGAAAtaggaaggaccatcaacagtGACTATTTGGCGTTATTGaaccgtttgaaggacgaaatcatcgcaaaacggccgcatttaaagaaaaacgaagtgctgtttcaccaagacaatgcaccgtgtcacaagtcagtgaaaaggAAGGAAAAGCCATAAAGTGGACTTCGAGTTGCTTCCGCTTCTACTGTACTCTCCAGATCTGGCGCACAGCGGCTATTTCCTGTCCTCAGATCTCAAAATAATGCTCGCTGAGGGAAATTTTTCATTGAACCAAAAGGTGAACGAAGAAAGTGaggtctattttgaagcaaaggagaaatcttactacaaaaatggtatcaaaACGTGGAGGGTCGCTacaatcagtgtatcacccttgaagggagctatgttgaataaaaaaataaaagaattttgccGGGGCCGGGGACTTTTTAATTGACCTGTTAGCCTCGCATTCCTGATATTttatctatatactatataagttATTCAAATATGACCTTTAATAACAGAAAGGTATTAATAATCGGGCAATTTTAatctaataaaattatgtaaaagatCTTACACGCCAAGCTCGCATTACTCTAAATActtattaaaacattaaaattgtttaaaaatgccTCTGCTGATGTTAGTACCAAGCGTTAGATATAAAAAGCTTATAtgaagacatacatatgtatgtatgtaaaagttgGAAGTCTAATGTGAGTAGTTAGTAATTGCAAAGCAAACATGTGTTATAAATGCATACACCTATACGTAAATGCGTTGTTATTCAAAAATCCAAGCGTATGTTAAATGGTTCTACGTCAATGGTTTAGGCATCCATGAGGTGAGCTTGGCGCACATCGTTTGAATAGGCACCATTGGAatgtttattttctaaaaagtgTATCTTATTCTACAACGACATATTGACATCATCTGAAACTACTAAGCTACTAAATGACCAACACCCTAATTCTGACTCTCATCTTTAGCTTAGTTATTGAATAAGAATCTTTGAAAGTATCCCAAGCCGTCATTTCAAAACGTTTCAAAACAACGGAATACATTCAAAAGCAAGGGAATTGGGTGCCATATTAATTGAACGCAAATGTGTTGGTCAATTCATCCTCATCATCATCAGAAtcctaaatgcaaaaaatcgTATGTGAAACTTGACCAACCAGCCAAATCAACGGAAGAACGAAGTATCCATGGCGCCACTGTAATGCTATATTTGTTGAGATCAGAAGAGAATGCTGTATTATGAGCTTCCAAAAGGACAGATGTCGATTGTtttatgccagtaaagaagaagaaaatgacAAATATGGTGGAACCA comes from the Bactrocera neohumeralis isolate Rockhampton chromosome 2, APGP_CSIRO_Bneo_wtdbg2-racon-allhic-juicebox.fasta_v2, whole genome shotgun sequence genome and includes:
- the LOC126753071 gene encoding probable Rho GTPase-activating protein CG5521 isoform X1 — its product is MFTKKSHADIKKSTGKFQDCKKDSTSRLRHLRTILDNVDQEEAKSLFETNYSHVYFILYDTFIQAEANLKQKELPFHIVHKAHREELDGSLWLLEKILCWLPELLARRWQCHSLSRIMAKLLHLGNSPKLRREGVRYFLLWYQALGENAPSYVHSMYADLIPGLIVPQKGIVGPDVEFNATDFLNHPNMKVDGGTTSVFHDTFSHPVQNSEIVALLPPSSNEKSAPPDPRDGLEILLNSMLQTVACLRWRDNRSQKDHKAFAFLLQRFKDVFLPVFCPNFDFSMSVYDPRLELPIMRSVNKKEEVMSSCVVVLINWISHFTHERTMNHRLDNMHINEGHRLRAYQQSLIVRDVLYATRENINFVHEVYRQAFLLNFTTKSQIDAIRTAIAVYRDWMTGTTPPHFLLEPDDNGSGNAALPNNSSAGSTPRSQRLRTPSYVGAMSKENVAVRAGLQNVLQIFVTNAANVFLVNTSHLNINFSTKSRDYRSTPLHEQTEVCKKVLNVYRTMVMNTRMEPKTWEQLLLVLLQVTSIVLHQNLSGSKSSSLGGILGQAIFQTLIVTWIRAHTNVPVNVQLWEKFLAVLASLTYRDELIIEWDKTIQTLTRVFSRYVYALNLQDLPLDRLAESKGKRRRIGSVWQQSGGSAIGALKESRDRDSAVDRERESNSSRSDEQSNTGTGGQLHSHQHSLSSGGHGMHAHGGATLRSGHAATTPLLSRSYSEGSLASVARNSRMRSRRHRNMQKNAVPPVLPTNVEHSLSALLSQQSTTELTLSSETLNARRFGGGAYTHAMQQHNDMRRAMSLDSVANFGARPRGRKRRQRSSTHGDDDEDVLDGEDNESGADSRSPSPTASSGIEGSSIKDAQIQMDVLAVDSGSLEEGSSGSFLGSERRSIILGGVATGWLPDSTAIMWKRMLGALGDVNRIPKAELHAQVFKHLLDMTTNLIKIKQNQGISTDNQSTPPPPTLVPPIGIVAPWCYGALELDKSFKKGKLLALQLLCSLAVHGAVSGMQHLPLFYHSLHKLLTGEDRDLIYAILKHVEGPRFLSLLLPGHTLLLLDIVHASAILLTSLEANRNTPRAEVAALLGSLLCYPSTLIPRPVLQPSPQIFELMECPDLQDHILNIVLRCARREPSAKARCIALSQLGQWILLKLSHPLNTSSRSRGYFQQAIPHPPGVQPRDLHHNSQFNPRIREALQVLLQALQFKHRTIAIVAVDALKLCAERGRELASIERLPQLIITAICKALEIQQVANPKDSDKIVLTSLMLCLGEYCMSFPASLMLAPLNERGDTLVLLVLRVLMQIASGAPRHERVKLTADDDFDTHISSDDLQTDGKLPEANYQTSETIQACISAIKMCAKAIAMHLVTHLGHFPMGIGASRLSSMVEEQDDVAANASLGAQSAGADARRDSVELPSVLHAQNLQLFMLSSGLVASFIELPALKLPGGGATAGLITAEKQVRVLLRDLNGKACWDASILYSEPRKCVKSMTNESTTSTHASGGSVAVERMGDSMHRSFNTTPQHRNMSQPMDSLISSMIGLDVLPPRHTLRHRPAGELPLAKDLAPDLDQLDDLLAYIGHTSPECLTNPLAQLNTPGPSPLGSSLEAQTISIILNQRALEQEYVSNLNQQALQNNTNSAASLHHDQHSMHSVEQASHASFESYNTTSLTGRTEIPFQYCRLLFSHLGMAGWERRSRTHLLQRTEKLLRELRNVDQQRCRETHKMAVIYVASGQEDKSSILNNASGSSTYEMFVSALGWEIDLETHNGFLGGLPRQGCGATAPYYATPFLEVIYHVATRMPSDSPENLLLKTRHLGNDEVHIVWSEHYRDYRRDILPTEFCDVLIVVYPLKNGLFRVTVNRKPEVPWFGPLANESIVSGACLATLIRATAINASRAKRAAMSLFQQYYEERNRSLESVSSRYKESTTFEDFANRIYNPMPLRDTGAAAPLAAALIDHHRSSIKGWVQASIDSNTRDLMHTGLAPSASATTTAAMEAATNSSSSPRGARKLGAPFKSVNVPKKNALQSSSNTPPESPTLPLRRFK
- the LOC126753071 gene encoding probable Rho GTPase-activating protein CG5521 isoform X2 yields the protein MFTKKSHADIKKSTGKFQDCKKDSTSRLRHLRTILDNVDQEEAKSLFETNYSHVYFILYDTFIQAEANLKQKVHKAHREELDGSLWLLEKILCWLPELLARRWQCHSLSRIMAKLLHLGNSPKLRREGVRYFLLWYQALGENAPSYVHSMYADLIPGLIVPQKGIVGPDVEFNATDFLNHPNMKVDGGTTSVFHDTFSHPVQNSEIVALLPPSSNEKSAPPDPRDGLEILLNSMLQTVACLRWRDNRSQKDHKAFAFLLQRFKDVFLPVFCPNFDFSMSVYDPRLELPIMRSVNKKEEVMSSCVVVLINWISHFTHERTMNHRLDNMHINEGHRLRAYQQSLIVRDVLYATRENINFVHEVYRQAFLLNFTTKSQIDAIRTAIAVYRDWMTGTTPPHFLLEPDDNGSGNAALPNNSSAGSTPRSQRLRTPSYVGAMSKENVAVRAGLQNVLQIFVTNAANVFLVNTSHLNINFSTKSRDYRSTPLHEQTEVCKKVLNVYRTMVMNTRMEPKTWEQLLLVLLQVTSIVLHQNLSGSKSSSLGGILGQAIFQTLIVTWIRAHTNVPVNVQLWEKFLAVLASLTYRDELIIEWDKTIQTLTRVFSRYVYALNLQDLPLDRLAESKGKRRRIGSVWQQSGGSAIGALKESRDRDSAVDRERESNSSRSDEQSNTGTGGQLHSHQHSLSSGGHGMHAHGGATLRSGHAATTPLLSRSYSEGSLASVARNSRMRSRRHRNMQKNAVPPVLPTNVEHSLSALLSQQSTTELTLSSETLNARRFGGGAYTHAMQQHNDMRRAMSLDSVANFGARPRGRKRRQRSSTHGDDDEDVLDGEDNESGADSRSPSPTASSGIEGSSIKDAQIQMDVLAVDSGSLEEGSSGSFLGSERRSIILGGVATGWLPDSTAIMWKRMLGALGDVNRIPKAELHAQVFKHLLDMTTNLIKIKQNQGISTDNQSTPPPPTLVPPIGIVAPWCYGALELDKSFKKGKLLALQLLCSLAVHGAVSGMQHLPLFYHSLHKLLTGEDRDLIYAILKHVEGPRFLSLLLPGHTLLLLDIVHASAILLTSLEANRNTPRAEVAALLGSLLCYPSTLIPRPVLQPSPQIFELMECPDLQDHILNIVLRCARREPSAKARCIALSQLGQWILLKLSHPLNTSSRSRGYFQQAIPHPPGVQPRDLHHNSQFNPRIREALQVLLQALQFKHRTIAIVAVDALKLCAERGRELASIERLPQLIITAICKALEIQQVANPKDSDKIVLTSLMLCLGEYCMSFPASLMLAPLNERGDTLVLLVLRVLMQIASGAPRHERVKLTADDDFDTHISSDDLQTDGKLPEANYQTSETIQACISAIKMCAKAIAMHLVTHLGHFPMGIGASRLSSMVEEQDDVAANASLGAQSAGADARRDSVELPSVLHAQNLQLFMLSSGLVASFIELPALKLPGGGATAGLITAEKQVRVLLRDLNGKACWDASILYSEPRKCVKSMTNESTTSTHASGGSVAVERMGDSMHRSFNTTPQHRNMSQPMDSLISSMIGLDVLPPRHTLRHRPAGELPLAKDLAPDLDQLDDLLAYIGHTSPECLTNPLAQLNTPGPSPLGSSLEAQTISIILNQRALEQEYVSNLNQQALQNNTNSAASLHHDQHSMHSVEQASHASFESYNTTSLTGRTEIPFQYCRLLFSHLGMAGWERRSRTHLLQRTEKLLRELRNVDQQRCRETHKMAVIYVASGQEDKSSILNNASGSSTYEMFVSALGWEIDLETHNGFLGGLPRQGCGATAPYYATPFLEVIYHVATRMPSDSPENLLLKTRHLGNDEVHIVWSEHYRDYRRDILPTEFCDVLIVVYPLKNGLFRVTVNRKPEVPWFGPLANESIVSGACLATLIRATAINASRAKRAAMSLFQQYYEERNRSLESVSSRYKESTTFEDFANRIYNPMPLRDTGAAAPLAAALIDHHRSSIKGWVQASIDSNTRDLMHTGLAPSASATTTAAMEAATNSSSSPRGARKLGAPFKSVNVPKKNALQSSSNTPPESPTLPLRRFK